Below is a window of Neodiprion virginianus isolate iyNeoVirg1 chromosome 4, iyNeoVirg1.1, whole genome shotgun sequence DNA.
CGTAGATGCCAGTTACCAGTGCATTCGATTTCATCCGTTCCAACAAACTTCATGGCATGCTCTCTGTGACCACAATCTTAAAGAACTACCTGTACCATATTATAGAGTTGATGCGGATAAGGGGTTCAATTTCAGTAATTCAGATGACGCTTTCGTTTGTCAGAAAAAGAATCATTTCCAGGTTAGTTGGCAATTATTAACTACCTTCTTAATATGCAGTTTTACAGAAAGTATTTAATAAATTAGGAAGCTGTCAATTTTTTAGTGATTTTCGTTAGCAATCATTGTAATCAGAAAAGAggaatttattaatttccaTCGATAGCGGTATGTTACTTGCGTAACTTTTGTCCAATAATGTCATTGTCATCCATTCAAGATCACATGCCGTGCACAATTGCAAGGAGAGGCAGTATTTGTCAAAACTGGTGAAGGTTTGAAAAAGATCAGCAGTTTTCAACTACACTTTTATGGTGTTAAAGTGGAGTCTCCAACACAAACAATCAGAGTAGAACAGAGTCAAAGCGATAGGAGCAAAAAACCTTTTCATCCAGTGGTGtaagtataaaatgaaatcaattgAGACATAGATATCTTTGCAATAAATGTGGCACATTATTAAAAACGATCGTTCGGTATTTAATGATGCTTGAATTGTATTTATAGCATTTGATATCTGTTACTCTATGACAATAAAAGTATTTatataattgtttttatattttcatataaaaatataacttGTGTTCGTAAGCTGGACGCAATCAGTGTGAATAAGAGTATAGGGGAAAAGATTTGATGTATTACGATtatttaagtatttttttttagtgttGCCATCAAGATCATTTGAATGGATTTACCTATACTCTTCATACAAACTACGCAATTTAGCAATTGACATTTAGGCcattttgttgcaaaattttattgcCTTTTTCGTTTTACTTTGTTCCCACATTACGCTAAAACAGAGCCGGTTCTAGGGTTGAATTGGGAGGTGAACGTGTCACTAAGGTGACAGTAGGTCGTCTGCACTTTAGTGAAACAACAAGCAATAACatgagaaagaaaggaaaaccAAATCCAGACCAGAGGTATTTCCACTTAGTCGTTGGCTTGCATGCTCATACTGCTGATCACGCAAGCTATCAAGTTGTTGCCCATGCCTCCGAACGGATCATTGTCAGGGTAAGTGGAGTAACTTTAACTATCCCAATagcacaatattttttataatattagcAACATTTTTGGTGCTCGCATGAATTCATCTTGgagcattgaaaatttttttccacttcgtAATAATGTATCAATCGGCATTAAGGGACACGTACAGTTTTTGGCTATTGTACCATTTGTAGCCGTTTTTTCAAGAATCAGCTTGATATTAACACTAGTGGACTATGAATTTTGCGATCGAAACGACGAATTTGCAAGTAATAATATGCATCGAAAAAACCCAAAGGTATCGCActgttgtataaaaatattatataattttccaAGACCTGGCCAGAAATAGTACTtctattctaaattttaaaaacatttggtTGACTTTCTGTTAGcactgaaaaatgtcttatgTGTTCGTTTCATACCGCCAAGTTGATATGGTAGTAAAATCTTTGAGTGGAACAGCTGTAAAGTCACTAGGCTTTTACGCAGGCGAGCAATCCTGGGCAATTTGAGTCTGAAGGAAGCGGTGTTGGTGCTGAGGGGGGATGGCAACGAGGTGCTGCTCCTGACAGTGTTTATCATGCTGGAAGAGTTGGAATAAACACAGACAGGCCTGACGAAGCTCTTGTAGTTCATGGGAATATGAAGGTATAACAAGGACCACCCCTTATTTGGACCTGATTGAAGATTAGAATTATAAAGTTTTTAAATCGATGTTCGAATTATAGTATGAAATTAACAAGATTTACAATATACTCAGTTAACAGGACATATCGTACAACCGAGCGACGTGAGAGCGAAGCAGAATGTTGAAGAGGTTGACACAAGAGAGCAGCTAAGAAATGTCCAGCAACTACGAGTAGTTCGGTATCGTTATGCTCCTGAGTTCGCATTACATTCTGGTCTGGGAATAAAGCCTCAGGAAGATACGGGTGTCATTGCACAAGAAGTCCAACGGATTTTGCCAGAAGCTGTTTTACCCGCAGGAGATATCGTTTTGCCAAATGGGCAGAGGATAGATAATTTTTTGGTAGTTAACAAAGAGAGAATATTTATGGAAAATATCGGTGCTGTGAAAGAACTTTGCAAGGTAAAAGCTATGTCCTTACCATTGTTCAAGTTTTATCTATTTTACAAAACTTGTTACACCAACCTGATGTTATCGCCTGGATGGTTCTGTTTAAAGGTAACGGACAGCTTGGAAACCAGAATTGATCAgctagaaaaaattaacaagcGGTTAGCAAAATTAAAGAGAGGAGACAGCCTAAAAAGCTCGGTTAGTACAGTTTCGAGCATTTCAAGCAGTAAATACGCACCTTCCATTGGAGCTAAATCTACAATTCCTCGACGGTGCAGCAGGCCTGAAAGAGATGAGGAACTTCTCTGCAGcaacaaatttattcaaatcgttaTTGTTATACTCATTCTCATAATGGCCTTCtggtaattattattcattagaaataTATGTCTCATTAAACGCGATAGCGAAGATTAATCCTCACTTAAATTCTTTGTTCACAGTCTTGTAGCAATGGCCACATTATACTTTTTGGAATATCAGAAACGCAATTACAATCCGTCTCCGGCAGCAAGTGATGGCATGTTGTCTGTAGGAGCATCACGTGCACCAACCGTACCAAGTAAACCTGGATACGATCCGCAGTTCAATCCCCTTCTACATAGTACTCTACCGCCATCTCATACATCTCTTGGAATTTATACAAAAGGCTCAAGTGCCCAGACCTTCACGAAAAGCAGCATGATTTCTACGCAAGCTCCGATCACAAAACAACAGCTTTACTCAAAGGAGACTACATGGTATCCGGGACACACAAGGCCTCAACCAAGACCTGAAAAACCAAggtatcattttttacataatttgtATTCCCCGAACCTTGATATGGAAGTGGTTTCCCGATCCTAAAACCGACTTTAAGCTCgttgtttaaaatttgttttcacaaTTCTTTTGGCACTCTTGATCATTTAGGCTCAATCTTGATTTCTGTTCTGTACAATTATCTATTACAGTGAGTATGATAATAACTGGTTGGATAGAATTGGTCAGGGACAAGTTCCAAGCAGCGTGTATGAGAATTATTCTGCAACTGACGAGGATGCTTCGCAAATAGTCGAAAAACCTGCAGCATTAGGGAAGCCAGCAGAATGTATTTCTCGATACTCTGAACTCGACAGTCGCTGTcaggtaaaaatatgaaaaagtaaataacATCAATCTTGgacacagaaaaaaaatttgtttaatcTGTATCATTATTGGATAATGACAATTTCGACCttgtataaaaaacaaaccgTGTATAATTATAAGCTTTATTTAATCACTTTCTCTAATTGCAGGTCTACTGCTGCACATCTGAAATTCCCCAACTGAAAGCACCTGATCTCCAACTACAAAAGAAATCGCTTTGTAAGTTTAATATACTGTTTTGGAATTATCTCTGAAAAGTCATAT
It encodes the following:
- the LOC124303590 gene encoding myelin regulatory factor-like protein isoform X8 is translated as MEFPWAIQHHPDSSQSTPGHPVEHEDSGVIPHSATRRLLTQVAGRGDFVGGIDNEALDFSQLEDFINSDSEQTASYFAHTLAHNESGVAPNTSSRVQEATATQQQPSRLPSPITQNPVSVATTVTNNVTSSNSYKDPQTYVHPHSLPESPPDSGSEPPYSPPGHHESHVHSPLLDQKSVALQEILLHHPGNATNYAPGPLPPSPRALAPSNDQLLLTHPVLTPLLAPSTPTLPTQPQLGASLVSLPHEHSPGGITTLYSSLQSGPKKRKLSQDGLIHVKQEPELGTVEHSCSSSNAVLDGDEVSGDNNYVDASYQCIRFHPFQQTSWHALCDHNLKELPVPYYRVDADKGFNFSNSDDAFVCQKKNHFQITCRAQLQGEAVFVKTGEGLKKISSFQLHFYGVKVESPTQTIRVEQSQSDRSKKPFHPVVAGSRVELGGERVTKVTVGRLHFSETTSNNMRKKGKPNPDQRYFHLVVGLHAHTADHASYQVVAHASERIIVRAFTQASNPGQFESEGSGVGAEGGWQRGAAPDSVYHAGRVGINTDRPDEALVVHGNMKLTGHIVQPSDVRAKQNVEEVDTREQLRNVQQLRVVRYRYAPEFALHSGLGIKPQEDTGVIAQEVQRILPEAVLPAGDIVLPNGQRIDNFLVVNKERIFMENIGAVKELCKVTDSLETRIDQLEKINKRLAKLKRGDSLKSSVSTVSSISSSKYAPSIGAKSTIPRRCSRPERDEELLCSNKFIQIVIVILILIMAFCLVAMATLYFLEYQKRNYNPSPAASDGMLSVGASRAPTVPSKPGYDPQFNPLLHSTLPPSHTSLGIYTKGSSAQTFTKSSMISTQAPITKQQLYSKETTWYPGHTRPQPRPEKPRIGQGQVPSSVYENYSATDEDASQIVEKPAALGKPAECISRYSELDSRCQVYCCTSEIPQLKAPDLQLQKKSLSDHLVQPLSIIPEDKRKSGKSSQNRITPSDPDTQVLLKENTYKYLHLRSRREAAGGGDWREFASNAAGSIPPEPRPSLYLIGNGFNASLDQRYCSAFSPNNYSCNIPLSKYMPDTQVTLQFVGIQQNVEQCPQSANLATDESVGCSYNTQQQYPPTLTNVDGGTFSLDVASYLRKTLTFRLSSMRPKENLCNSQHGGDYMEFTLNFYRDCEE
- the LOC124303590 gene encoding myelin regulatory factor-like protein isoform X9, coding for MDNFCIVARRGDFVGGIDNEALDFSQLEDFINSDSEQTASYFAHTLAHNESGVAPNTSSRVQEATATQQQPSRLPSPITQNPVSVATTVTNNVTSSNSYKDPQTYVHPHSLPESPPDSGSEPPYSPPGHHESHVHSPLLDQKSVALQEILLHHPGNATNYAPGPLPPSPRALAPSNDQLLLTHPVLTPLLAPSTPTLPTQPQLGASLVSLPHEHSPGGITTLYSSLQSGPKKRKLSQDGLIHVKQEPELGTVEHSCSSSNAVLDGDEVSGDNNYVDASYQCIRFHPFQQTSWHALCDHNLKELPVPYYRVDADKGFNFSNSDDAFVCQKKNHFQITCRAQLQGEAVFVKTGEGLKKISSFQLHFYGVKVESPTQTIRVEQSQSDRSKKPFHPVVAGSRVELGGERVTKVTVGRLHFSETTSNNMRKKGKPNPDQRYFHLVVGLHAHTADHASYQVVAHASERIIVRAFTQASNPGQFESEGSGVGAEGGWQRGAAPDSVYHAGRVGINTDRPDEALVVHGNMKLTGHIVQPSDVRAKQNVEEVDTREQLRNVQQLRVVRYRYAPEFALHSGLGIKPQEDTGVIAQEVQRILPEAVLPAGDIVLPNGQRIDNFLVVNKERIFMENIGAVKELCKVTDSLETRIDQLEKINKRLAKLKRGDSLKSSVSTVSSISSSKYAPSIGAKSTIPRRCSRPERDEELLCSNKFIQIVIVILILIMAFCLVAMATLYFLEYQKRNYNPSPAASDGMLSVGASRAPTVPSKPGYDPQFNPLLHSTLPPSHTSLGIYTKGSSAQTFTKSSMISTQAPITKQQLYSKETTWYPGHTRPQPRPEKPSEYDNNWLDRIGQGQVPSSVYENYSATDEDASQIVEKPAALGKPAECISRYSELDSRCQVYCCTSEIPQLKAPDLQLQKKSLSDHLVQPLSIIPEDKRKSGKSSQNRITPSDPDTQVLLKENTYKYLHLRSRREAAGGGDWREFASNAAGSIPPEPRPSLYLIGNGFNASLDQRYCSAFSPNNYSCNIPLSKYMPDTQVTLQFVGIQQNVEQCPQSANLATDESVGCSYNTQQQYPPTLTNVDGGTFSLDVASYLRKTLTFRLSSMRPKENLCNSQHGGDYMEFTLNFYRDCEE
- the LOC124303590 gene encoding myelin regulatory factor-like protein isoform X10 is translated as MDVIGDEQTLQAILGRGDFVGGIDNEALDFSQLEDFINSDSEQTASYFAHTLAHNESGVAPNTSSRVQEATATQQQPSRLPSPITQNPVSVATTVTNNVTSSNSYKDPQTYVHPHSLPESPPDSGSEPPYSPPGHHESHVHSPLLDQKSVALQEILLHHPGNATNYAPGPLPPSPRALAPSNDQLLLTHPVLTPLLAPSTPTLPTQPQLGASLVSLPHEHSPGGITTLYSSLQSGPKKRKLSQDGLIHVKQEPELGTVEHSCSSSNAVLDGDEVSGDNNYVDASYQCIRFHPFQQTSWHALCDHNLKELPVPYYRVDADKGFNFSNSDDAFVCQKKNHFQITCRAQLQGEAVFVKTGEGLKKISSFQLHFYGVKVESPTQTIRVEQSQSDRSKKPFHPVVAGSRVELGGERVTKVTVGRLHFSETTSNNMRKKGKPNPDQRYFHLVVGLHAHTADHASYQVVAHASERIIVRAFTQASNPGQFESEGSGVGAEGGWQRGAAPDSVYHAGRVGINTDRPDEALVVHGNMKLTGHIVQPSDVRAKQNVEEVDTREQLRNVQQLRVVRYRYAPEFALHSGLGIKPQEDTGVIAQEVQRILPEAVLPAGDIVLPNGQRIDNFLVVNKERIFMENIGAVKELCKVTDSLETRIDQLEKINKRLAKLKRGDSLKSSVSTVSSISSSKYAPSIGAKSTIPRRCSRPERDEELLCSNKFIQIVIVILILIMAFCLVAMATLYFLEYQKRNYNPSPAASDGMLSVGASRAPTVPSKPGYDPQFNPLLHSTLPPSHTSLGIYTKGSSAQTFTKSSMISTQAPITKQQLYSKETTWYPGHTRPQPRPEKPSEYDNNWLDRIGQGQVPSSVYENYSATDEDASQIVEKPAALGKPAECISRYSELDSRCQVYCCTSEIPQLKAPDLQLQKKSLSDHLVQPLSIIPEDKRKSGKSSQNRITPSDPDTQVLLKENTYKYLHLRSRREAAGGGDWREFASNAAGSIPPEPRPSLYLIGNGFNASLDQRYCSAFSPNNYSCNIPLSKYMPDTQVTLQFVGIQQNVEQCPQSANLATDESVGCSYNTQQQYPPTLTNVDGGTFSLDVASYLRKTLTFRLSSMRPKENLCNSQHGGDYMEFTLNFYRDCEE
- the LOC124303590 gene encoding myelin regulatory factor-like protein isoform X5, yielding MEFPWAIQHHPDSSQSTPGHPVEHEDSGVIPHSATRRLLTQVAGRGDFVGGIDNEALDFSQLEDFINSDSEQTASYFAHTLAHNESGVAPNTSSRVQEATATQQQPSRLPSPITQNPVSVATTVTNNVTSSNSYKDPQTYVHPHSLPESPPDSGSEPPYSPPGHHESHVHSPLLDQKSVALQEILLHHPGNATNYAPGPLPPSPRALAPSNDQLLLTHPVLTPLLAPSTPTLPTQPQLGASLVSLPHEHSPGGITTLYSSLQSGPKKRKLSQDGLIHVKQEPELGTVEHSCSSSNAVLDGDEVSGDNNYVDASYQCIRFHPFQQTSWHALCDHNLKELPVPYYRVDADKGFNFSNSDDAFVCQKKNHFQITCRAQLQGEAVFVKTGEGLKKISSFQLHFYGVKVESPTQTIRVEQSQSDRSKKPFHPVVAGSRVELGGERVTKVTVGRLHFSETTSNNMRKKGKPNPDQRYFHLVVGLHAHTADHASYQVVAHASERIIVRAFTQASNPGQFESEGSGVGAEGGWQRGAAPDSVYHAGRVGINTDRPDEALVVHGNMKLTGHIVQPSDVRAKQNVEEVDTREQLRNVQQLRVVRYRYAPEFALHSGLGIKPQEDTGVIAQEVQRILPEAVLPAGDIVLPNGQRIDNFLVVNKERIFMENIGAVKELCKVTDSLETRIDQLEKINKRLAKLKRGDSLKSSVSTVSSISSSKYAPSIGAKSTIPRRCSRPERDEELLCSNKFIQIVIVILILIMAFCLVAMATLYFLEYQKRNYNPSPAASDGMLSVGASRAPTVPSKPGYDPQFNPLLHSTLPPSHTSLGIYTKGSSAQTFTKSSMISTQAPITKQQLYSKETTWYPGHTRPQPRPEKPSEYDNNWLDRIGQGQVPSSVYENYSATDEDASQIVEKPAALGKPAECISRYSELDSRCQVYCCTSEIPQLKAPDLQLQKKSLSDHLVQPLSIIPEDKRKSGKSSQNRITPSDPDTQNTYKYLHLRSRREAAGGGDWREFASNAAGSIPPEPRPSLYLIGNGFNASLDQRYCSAFSPNNYSCNIPLSKYMPDTQVTLQFVGIQQNVEQCPQSANLATDESVGCSYNTQQQYPPTLTNVDGGTFSLDVASYLRKTLTFRLSSMRPKENLCNSQHGGDYMEFTLNFYRDCEE
- the LOC124303590 gene encoding myelin regulatory factor-like protein isoform X6, giving the protein MEFPWAIQHHPDSSQSTPGHPVEHEDSGVIPHSATRRLLTQVAGRGDFVGGIDNEALDFSQLEDFINSDSEQTASYFAHTLAHNESGVAPNTSSRVQEATATQQQPSRLPSPITQNPVSVATTVTNNVTSSNSYKDPQTYVHPHSLPESPPDSGSEPPYSPPGHHESHVHSPLLDQKSVALQEILLHHPGNATNYAPGPLPPSPRALAPSNDQLLLTHPVLTPLLAPSTPTLPTQPQLGASLVSLPHEHSPGGITTLYSSLQSGPKKRKLSQDGLIHVKQEPELGTVEHSCSSSNAVLDGDEVSGDNNYVDASYQCIRFHPFQQTSWHALCDHNLKELPVPYYRVDADKGFNFSNSDDAFVCQKKNHFQITCRAQLQGEAVFVKTGEGLKKISSFQLHFYGVKVESPTQTIRVEQSQSDRSKKPFHPVVAGSRVELGGERVTKVTVGRLHFSETTSNNMRKKGKPNPDQRYFHLVVGLHAHTADHASYQVVAHASERIIVRAFTQASNPGQFESEGSGVGAEGGWQRGAAPDSVYHAGRVGINTDRPDEALVVHGNMKLTGHIVQPSDVRAKQNVEEVDTREQLRNVQQLRVVRYRYAPEFALHSGLGIKPQEDTGVIAQEVQRILPEAVLPAGDIVLPNGQRIDNFLVVNKERIFMENIGAVKELCKVTDSLETRIDQLEKINKRLAKLKRGDSLKSSVSTVSSISSSKYAPSIGAKSTIPRRCSRPERDEELLCSNKFIQIVIVILILIMAFCLVAMATLYFLEYQKRNYNPSPAASDGMLSVGASRAPTVPSKPGYDPQFNPLLHSTLPPSHTSLGIYTKGSSAQTFTKSSMISTQAPITKQQLYSKETTWYPGHTRPQPRPEKPSEYDNNWLDRIGQGQVPSSVYENYSATDEDASQIVEKPAALGKPAECISRYSELDSRCQVYCCTSEIPQLKAPDLQLQKKSLYHLVQPLSIIPEDKRKSGKSSQNRITPSDPDTQNTYKYLHLRSRREAAGGGDWREFASNAAGSIPPEPRPSLYLIGNGFNASLDQRYCSAFSPNNYSCNIPLSKYMPDTQVTLQFVGIQQNVEQCPQSANLATDESVGCSYNTQQQYPPTLTNVDGGTFSLDVASYLRKTLTFRLSSMRPKENLCNSQHGGDYMEFTLNFYRDCEE
- the LOC124303590 gene encoding myelin regulatory factor-like protein isoform X2, which gives rise to MEFPWAIQHHPDSSQSTPGHPVEHEDSGVIPHSATRRLLTQVAGRGDFVGGIDNEALDFSQLEDFINSDSEQTASYFAHTLAHNESGVAPNTSSRVQEATATQQQPSRLPSPITQNPVSVATTVTNNVTSSNSYKDPQTYVHPHSLPESPPDSGSEPPYSPPGHHESHVHSPLLDQKSVALQEILLHHPGNATNYAPGPLPPSPRALAPSNDQLLLTHPVLTPLLAPSTPTLPTQPQLGASLVSLPHEHSPGGITTLYSSLQSGPKKRKLSQDGLIHVKQEPELGTVEHSCSSSNAVLDGDEVSGDNNYVDASYQCIRFHPFQQTSWHALCDHNLKELPVPYYRVDADKGFNFSNSDDAFVCQKKNHFQITCRAQLQGEAVFVKTGEGLKKISSFQLHFYGVKVESPTQTIRVEQSQSDRSKKPFHPVVAGSRVELGGERVTKVTVGRLHFSETTSNNMRKKGKPNPDQRYFHLVVGLHAHTADHASYQVVAHASERIIVRAFTQASNPGQFESEGSGVGAEGGWQRGAAPDSVYHAGRVGINTDRPDEALVVHGNMKLTGHIVQPSDVRAKQNVEEVDTREQLRNVQQLRVVRYRYAPEFALHSGLGIKPQEDTGVIAQEVQRILPEAVLPAGDIVLPNGQRIDNFLVVNKERIFMENIGAVKELCKVTDSLETRIDQLEKINKRLAKLKRGDSLKSSVSTVSSISSSKYAPSIGAKSTIPRRCSRPERDEELLCSNKFIQIVIVILILIMAFCLVAMATLYFLEYQKRNYNPSPAASDGMLSVGASRAPTVPSKPGYDPQFNPLLHSTLPPSHTSLGIYTKGSSAQTFTKSSMISTQAPITKQQLYSKETTWYPGHTRPQPRPEKPSEYDNNWLDRIGQGQVPSSVYENYSATDEDASQIVEKPAALGKPAECISRYSELDSRCQVYCCTSEIPQLKAPDLQLQKKSLYHLVQPLSIIPEDKRKSGKSSQNRITPSDPDTQVLLKENTYKYLHLRSRREAAGGGDWREFASNAAGSIPPEPRPSLYLIGNGFNASLDQRYCSAFSPNNYSCNIPLSKYMPDTQVTLQFVGIQQNVEQCPQSANLATDESVGCSYNTQQQYPPTLTNVDGGTFSLDVASYLRKTLTFRLSSMRPKENLCNSQHGGDYMEFTLNFYRDCEE
- the LOC124303590 gene encoding myelin regulatory factor-like protein isoform X1 — protein: MEFPWAIQHHPDSSQSTPGHPVEHEDSGVIPHSATRRLLTQVAGRGDFVGGIDNEALDFSQLEDFINSDSEQTASYFAHTLAHNESGVAPNTSSRVQEATATQQQPSRLPSPITQNPVSVATTVTNNVTSSNSYKDPQTYVHPHSLPESPPDSGSEPPYSPPGHHESHVHSPLLDQKSVALQEILLHHPGNATNYAPGPLPPSPRALAPSNDQLLLTHPVLTPLLAPSTPTLPTQPQLGASLVSLPHEHSPGGITTLYSSLQSGPKKRKLSQDGLIHVKQEPELGTVEHSCSSSNAVLDGDEVSGDNNYVDASYQCIRFHPFQQTSWHALCDHNLKELPVPYYRVDADKGFNFSNSDDAFVCQKKNHFQITCRAQLQGEAVFVKTGEGLKKISSFQLHFYGVKVESPTQTIRVEQSQSDRSKKPFHPVVAGSRVELGGERVTKVTVGRLHFSETTSNNMRKKGKPNPDQRYFHLVVGLHAHTADHASYQVVAHASERIIVRAFTQASNPGQFESEGSGVGAEGGWQRGAAPDSVYHAGRVGINTDRPDEALVVHGNMKLTGHIVQPSDVRAKQNVEEVDTREQLRNVQQLRVVRYRYAPEFALHSGLGIKPQEDTGVIAQEVQRILPEAVLPAGDIVLPNGQRIDNFLVVNKERIFMENIGAVKELCKVTDSLETRIDQLEKINKRLAKLKRGDSLKSSVSTVSSISSSKYAPSIGAKSTIPRRCSRPERDEELLCSNKFIQIVIVILILIMAFCLVAMATLYFLEYQKRNYNPSPAASDGMLSVGASRAPTVPSKPGYDPQFNPLLHSTLPPSHTSLGIYTKGSSAQTFTKSSMISTQAPITKQQLYSKETTWYPGHTRPQPRPEKPSEYDNNWLDRIGQGQVPSSVYENYSATDEDASQIVEKPAALGKPAECISRYSELDSRCQVYCCTSEIPQLKAPDLQLQKKSLSDHLVQPLSIIPEDKRKSGKSSQNRITPSDPDTQVLLKENTYKYLHLRSRREAAGGGDWREFASNAAGSIPPEPRPSLYLIGNGFNASLDQRYCSAFSPNNYSCNIPLSKYMPDTQVTLQFVGIQQNVEQCPQSANLATDESVGCSYNTQQQYPPTLTNVDGGTFSLDVASYLRKTLTFRLSSMRPKENLCNSQHGGDYMEFTLNFYRDCEE
- the LOC124303590 gene encoding myelin regulatory factor-like protein isoform X3, which codes for MEFPWAIQHHPDSSQSTPGHPVEHEDSGVIPHSATRRLLTQVAGRGDFVGGIDNEALDFSQLEDFINSDSEQTASYFAHTLAHNESGVAPNTSSRVQEATATQQQPSRLPSPITQNPVSVATTVTNNVTSSNSYKDPQTYVHPHSLPESPPDSGSEPPYSPPGHHESHVHSPLLDQKSVALQEILLHHPGNATNYAPGPLPPSPRALAPSNDQLLLTHPVLTPLLAPSTPTLPTQPQLGASLVSLPHEHSPGGITTLYSSLQSGPKKRKLSQDGLIHVKQEPELGTVEHSCSSSNAVLDGDEVSGDNNYVDASYQCIRFHPFQQTSWHALCDHNLKELPVPYYRVDADKGFNFSNSDDAFVCQKKNHFQITCRAQLQGEAVFVKTGEGLKKISSFQLHFYGVKVESPTQTIRVEQSQSDRSKKPFHPVVAGSRVELGGERVTKVTVGRLHFSETTSNNMRKKGKPNPDQRYFHLVVGLHAHTADHASYQVVAHASERIIVRASNPGQFESEGSGVGAEGGWQRGAAPDSVYHAGRVGINTDRPDEALVVHGNMKLTGHIVQPSDVRAKQNVEEVDTREQLRNVQQLRVVRYRYAPEFALHSGLGIKPQEDTGVIAQEVQRILPEAVLPAGDIVLPNGQRIDNFLVVNKERIFMENIGAVKELCKVTDSLETRIDQLEKINKRLAKLKRGDSLKSSVSTVSSISSSKYAPSIGAKSTIPRRCSRPERDEELLCSNKFIQIVIVILILIMAFCLVAMATLYFLEYQKRNYNPSPAASDGMLSVGASRAPTVPSKPGYDPQFNPLLHSTLPPSHTSLGIYTKGSSAQTFTKSSMISTQAPITKQQLYSKETTWYPGHTRPQPRPEKPSEYDNNWLDRIGQGQVPSSVYENYSATDEDASQIVEKPAALGKPAECISRYSELDSRCQVYCCTSEIPQLKAPDLQLQKKSLSDHLVQPLSIIPEDKRKSGKSSQNRITPSDPDTQVLLKENTYKYLHLRSRREAAGGGDWREFASNAAGSIPPEPRPSLYLIGNGFNASLDQRYCSAFSPNNYSCNIPLSKYMPDTQVTLQFVGIQQNVEQCPQSANLATDESVGCSYNTQQQYPPTLTNVDGGTFSLDVASYLRKTLTFRLSSMRPKENLCNSQHGGDYMEFTLNFYRDCEE
- the LOC124303590 gene encoding myelin regulatory factor-like protein isoform X4 — translated: MEFPWAIQHHPDSSQSTPGHPVEHEDSGVIPHSATRRLLTQVAGRGDFVGGIDNEALDFSQLEDFINSDSEQTASYFAHTLAHNESGVAPNTSSRVQEATATQQQPSRLPSPITQNPVSVATTVTNNVTSSNSYKDPQTYVHPHSLPESPPDSGSEPPYSPPGHHESHVHSPLLDQKSVALQEILLHHPGNATNYAPGPLPPSPRALAPSNDQLLLTHPVLTPLLAPSTPTLPTQPQLGASLVSLPHEHSPGGITTLYSSLQSGPKKRKLSQDGLIHVKQEPELGTVEHSCSSSNAVLDGDEVSGDNNYVDASYQCIRFHPFQQTSWHALCDHNLKELPVPYYRVDADKGFNFSNSDDAFVCQKKNHFQITCRAQLQGEAVFVKTGEGLKKISSFQLHFYGVKVESPTQTIRVEQSQSDRSKKPFHPVVVELGGERVTKVTVGRLHFSETTSNNMRKKGKPNPDQRYFHLVVGLHAHTADHASYQVVAHASERIIVRAFTQASNPGQFESEGSGVGAEGGWQRGAAPDSVYHAGRVGINTDRPDEALVVHGNMKLTGHIVQPSDVRAKQNVEEVDTREQLRNVQQLRVVRYRYAPEFALHSGLGIKPQEDTGVIAQEVQRILPEAVLPAGDIVLPNGQRIDNFLVVNKERIFMENIGAVKELCKVTDSLETRIDQLEKINKRLAKLKRGDSLKSSVSTVSSISSSKYAPSIGAKSTIPRRCSRPERDEELLCSNKFIQIVIVILILIMAFCLVAMATLYFLEYQKRNYNPSPAASDGMLSVGASRAPTVPSKPGYDPQFNPLLHSTLPPSHTSLGIYTKGSSAQTFTKSSMISTQAPITKQQLYSKETTWYPGHTRPQPRPEKPSEYDNNWLDRIGQGQVPSSVYENYSATDEDASQIVEKPAALGKPAECISRYSELDSRCQVYCCTSEIPQLKAPDLQLQKKSLSDHLVQPLSIIPEDKRKSGKSSQNRITPSDPDTQVLLKENTYKYLHLRSRREAAGGGDWREFASNAAGSIPPEPRPSLYLIGNGFNASLDQRYCSAFSPNNYSCNIPLSKYMPDTQVTLQFVGIQQNVEQCPQSANLATDESVGCSYNTQQQYPPTLTNVDGGTFSLDVASYLRKTLTFRLSSMRPKENLCNSQHGGDYMEFTLNFYRDCEE